The following are encoded together in the Gilvimarinus sp. DA14 genome:
- a CDS encoding peptidylprolyl isomerase: protein MHYSRKLLTGMALALLAGAPAHATTVQFQTVMGDFEVNLFDKTTPETVANFLEYVEAGDYQDTFFHRSVPGFVVQGGGFRFDLEADQASEIPANEAVVNEPVYSNQRGTIAMAKLANNPNSATNQWFINLADNSSNLDSQNQGFTVFGQVTGNGMAIIDAIADLKFGNFSGEDFLGDFPFDNMPVRDYSQDDYDNTLPVTEEHIVLIQNIVVLDASEDTADDLNPKLSTKDDNSGGDGGSGDSGGGGSTGLLGLLALAGLGVRKLFKARA, encoded by the coding sequence ATGCACTACTCCCGCAAACTCCTGACCGGAATGGCCTTAGCACTGCTGGCAGGGGCACCAGCTCACGCGACCACGGTTCAATTTCAAACCGTAATGGGCGATTTTGAAGTCAACCTGTTTGATAAAACCACCCCCGAGACCGTAGCCAACTTTTTAGAGTACGTTGAGGCGGGAGATTATCAGGATACGTTCTTTCATCGCTCGGTACCTGGGTTTGTCGTTCAAGGCGGCGGCTTCCGTTTTGATTTAGAAGCAGACCAAGCAAGTGAAATCCCGGCTAATGAAGCAGTAGTTAACGAGCCGGTTTATTCCAATCAACGCGGCACTATTGCCATGGCCAAACTGGCCAATAACCCCAACAGCGCCACTAACCAATGGTTTATCAACCTAGCGGATAACAGCAGCAACCTGGACTCTCAAAACCAAGGATTCACCGTATTTGGGCAAGTCACAGGTAATGGCATGGCAATTATCGATGCCATTGCAGATCTTAAATTTGGCAATTTTTCCGGCGAAGACTTCTTAGGTGACTTTCCCTTCGATAATATGCCTGTGCGTGATTACAGCCAGGATGACTACGACAACACACTACCTGTGACAGAAGAGCACATTGTGTTGATCCAGAATATCGTCGTGCTGGATGCCAGCGAGGATACCGCCGACGACCTTAATCCAAAACTCAGCACAAAAGATGACAACAGTGGTGGAGACGGCGGCAGTGGCGATAGCGGCGGTGGTGGCAGCACTGGACTGCTGGGCTTGCTGGCATTGGCCGGCTTGGGAGTGCGTAAACTTTTTAAAGCCCGCGCATAA
- the ispE gene encoding 4-(cytidine 5'-diphospho)-2-C-methyl-D-erythritol kinase: MTELTLLAPAKLNLFLHITGRRPDGYHQLQTLFQLLDYGDTLSFNLRQDASLRLTPELPGVCFEENLIIRAARALQKIAPGPLPGVDIHLHKRLPMGGGIGGGSSNAATTLVALNKLWQLGLSRAELLTIGAGLGADVPVFINGRTAWAEGIGEQLSPIKTPDCWYLVLTPQCHVSTAEIFCHKDLTRDTRPIKVAAFSQGGSQNDCEALVRKLYPEVDNALIWLKKFSPSARMTGTGACVFAAFESEPEANQVLAQAPENLPGFVAQGIVKSPLYDLVSD; the protein is encoded by the coding sequence GTGACTGAACTGACGCTGCTGGCGCCCGCCAAGCTCAACCTGTTTTTGCACATTACCGGGCGCCGACCCGATGGCTATCACCAACTGCAAACTCTGTTTCAACTGCTCGATTATGGCGACACCCTGTCTTTTAATCTGCGACAAGACGCTAGCCTGCGGCTGACCCCAGAGCTTCCCGGCGTCTGTTTTGAAGAAAACCTGATTATTCGCGCCGCACGGGCCTTGCAAAAGATAGCGCCCGGCCCGCTGCCTGGGGTTGATATTCATCTGCATAAACGCCTGCCTATGGGTGGCGGCATTGGTGGCGGCAGCAGCAATGCCGCCACCACCCTGGTGGCGCTTAATAAACTCTGGCAACTGGGGCTTTCACGGGCAGAACTTTTAACCATCGGCGCCGGGCTCGGCGCCGATGTACCGGTATTTATTAACGGCCGCACCGCCTGGGCTGAAGGCATTGGCGAGCAGCTATCGCCCATAAAAACACCAGATTGCTGGTATCTTGTTCTTACCCCCCAATGTCATGTCAGTACCGCTGAAATTTTTTGCCATAAAGATTTGACAAGAGACACACGCCCCATTAAAGTAGCGGCCTTCTCGCAGGGGGGCAGTCAAAACGACTGCGAAGCACTGGTTAGAAAGCTTTACCCTGAAGTGGATAACGCACTGATTTGGTTGAAAAAATTTTCACCATCTGCGAGAATGACAGGCACTGGAGCTTGCGTATTTGCAGCCTTCGAGAGCGAGCCTGAAGCCAATCAAGTATTGGCCCAGGCACCGGAAAATTTACCCGGTTTTGTCGCCCAAGGCATTGTCAAATCGCCATTGTATGATCTGGTCTCTGACTAA
- a CDS encoding 50S ribosomal protein L25/general stress protein Ctc translates to MSEDFVLNATSREDAGKGASRRLRRLDGQVPAIVYGGKKKPANISVSHKDLTKQLENEAFFSHIISLVIDDKAEDVILKDLQRHPAKPQIVHADFMRVSKTKKLNTSVPLHFLNEDTSKGVKMQGGNIVHNMVQLEISCLPADLPEFIEVDLKDVEVGQVVHISDIQLPKGVTSVALSHGEDHDLPVVAINKPKGGTDDDEAEGEDAEGDSE, encoded by the coding sequence ATGAGTGAAGATTTTGTATTGAATGCTACAAGCCGTGAGGATGCGGGGAAAGGTGCGAGCCGCCGCCTGCGTCGTCTGGACGGTCAAGTTCCCGCTATCGTGTACGGCGGCAAGAAAAAGCCTGCCAACATCAGCGTTAGCCACAAAGACCTGACCAAACAACTGGAAAACGAAGCTTTTTTCTCGCACATCATCTCACTGGTGATTGACGATAAAGCCGAAGACGTAATCCTGAAAGATCTGCAACGCCACCCGGCCAAGCCACAGATCGTGCACGCCGACTTTATGCGCGTTTCTAAGACCAAGAAGCTGAACACCAGCGTACCGCTGCACTTCTTGAACGAAGACACCAGCAAAGGCGTTAAGATGCAAGGCGGTAATATTGTTCACAATATGGTACAGCTGGAAATTAGCTGTCTGCCTGCCGATCTGCCCGAGTTCATCGAAGTTGATCTGAAAGACGTTGAAGTGGGTCAAGTGGTTCACATCTCCGACATTCAGCTGCCTAAAGGTGTTACCTCGGTAGCCCTGTCTCACGGTGAAGATCACGACCTGCCGGTTGTGGCCATCAACAAGCCGAAAGGCGGCACCGATGACGACGAAGCCGAAGGCGAAGACGCTGAAGGCGATAGCGAGTAA
- a CDS encoding ribose-phosphate pyrophosphokinase, producing MVFTGNANPDLAKKIVDQLGMTLGDVSVSQFSDGEVAIELNVNVRGRDVFVVQPTCAPTNDNLIELIVMVDALRRASAGRITAVVPYFGYARQDRRVRSARVPITAKVVADMMVGAGIDRLLTVDLHAEQIQGFFDVPVDNVYGSPVLLEDIEKQKFEDLVVVSPDIGGVVRARAVAKQLGVDLAIIDKRRPSANVAEIMNIIGEIEGRTCLLVDDMVDTAGTLCNAASALKKQGAKRVVAYATHPVLSGKAVDNLNNSELDELVVTDSIPLRPEVAACGRVRVLTLSRMLAEAVRRLSNEESLSAMFR from the coding sequence ATGGTCTTTACCGGCAATGCCAACCCCGATCTTGCAAAAAAGATTGTCGATCAACTGGGGATGACTTTAGGTGATGTTTCCGTTTCTCAGTTCAGCGATGGCGAAGTAGCCATTGAGTTGAACGTAAACGTCCGTGGACGGGACGTTTTTGTGGTGCAGCCCACCTGTGCGCCCACCAACGACAATCTGATTGAATTGATTGTTATGGTCGATGCCCTGCGCCGAGCATCGGCTGGGCGTATTACTGCCGTGGTGCCCTACTTCGGCTACGCTCGCCAGGATCGCCGCGTGCGCTCCGCCCGGGTACCCATTACCGCCAAGGTGGTGGCCGACATGATGGTGGGAGCCGGTATCGACCGCTTGCTTACGGTCGACCTGCACGCCGAGCAGATTCAGGGCTTTTTCGATGTGCCCGTCGATAACGTATACGGCTCGCCGGTACTGTTGGAAGACATCGAAAAACAAAAATTTGAAGATCTGGTGGTGGTATCGCCAGACATTGGCGGTGTGGTTCGCGCCCGCGCCGTGGCCAAGCAACTGGGTGTGGATTTGGCGATTATCGATAAACGCCGCCCCAGCGCTAATGTGGCCGAAATTATGAACATTATTGGTGAGATTGAGGGCCGCACCTGCTTGCTGGTAGACGACATGGTCGATACCGCTGGCACCTTGTGCAACGCCGCCTCCGCGCTGAAAAAGCAAGGCGCCAAACGAGTGGTGGCCTACGCCACTCACCCGGTTTTATCTGGCAAGGCGGTAGATAACCTCAACAACTCGGAGCTGGATGAACTGGTCGTCACCGATTCTATTCCGCTGCGCCCAGAAGTAGCCGCCTGCGGCCGAGTACGAGTACTGACCCTGTCAAGAATGCTGGCTGAAGCGGTACGCCGCTTGAGCAACGAAGAATCTCTGAGTGCGATGTTCCGCTAA
- a CDS encoding DUF6164 family protein: MSHLLMRTSGASFDEVAGLIDRLEAEDIECYQTDSGFWRLGVDGLWVRNSADTERAKRVLEEYQAQFRQEAQEQHRALHARGEAPSFAGQLWRHPVKVILALAAVAAILAISLLPFMRGL, encoded by the coding sequence TTGAGCCATTTGCTAATGCGCACCAGCGGTGCCAGTTTTGACGAAGTGGCGGGCCTGATCGATCGCCTCGAAGCCGAGGATATTGAATGCTATCAAACCGACTCTGGCTTTTGGCGCCTGGGTGTGGATGGTTTATGGGTGCGCAATAGCGCTGATACTGAGCGCGCCAAACGTGTATTAGAGGAGTATCAGGCGCAATTTAGGCAAGAGGCCCAGGAGCAACACCGCGCATTACACGCCCGCGGTGAAGCTCCCAGTTTTGCCGGGCAGCTGTGGCGACATCCGGTAAAGGTGATACTCGCTCTGGCGGCCGTAGCCGCCATATTGGCGATTTCGTTGCTGCCTTTTATGCGCGGGCTTTAA
- a CDS encoding molybdopterin-synthase adenylyltransferase MoeB has protein sequence MAELTDQQLLRYSRQIMLGEMDIAGQQALLDARVLIVGAGGLGAPVALYLAAAGVGELIIVDDDTVELSNLQRQIIHTSSRIGQTKVDSAKAQLADINPDVQVQALCERLTPARLDELLSGVQAVVDCSDNFSTRFAINRACVQHRVPLVSGAAIRLEGQLAVFDSRRADSPCYRCLYEEQNDENLSCAASGVLAPLVGVIGSAQALETIKLLADFGDTLAGRIQFYDAKNGRWREMRLPKDPDCPVCSDR, from the coding sequence ATGGCTGAATTAACCGATCAACAATTGCTGCGCTATTCGCGGCAAATTATGCTGGGCGAGATGGACATTGCCGGGCAGCAGGCACTGTTAGATGCGCGGGTTTTGATTGTCGGTGCCGGCGGCCTGGGAGCACCGGTGGCGCTTTATCTGGCGGCGGCCGGGGTGGGCGAGCTGATTATAGTCGATGACGATACTGTCGAGCTTTCCAACTTGCAGCGCCAAATTATTCACACCAGCTCGCGCATTGGCCAAACGAAAGTAGACTCAGCCAAAGCGCAGCTTGCAGATATCAACCCCGACGTACAGGTGCAGGCGCTTTGCGAGCGTTTAACCCCTGCGCGCCTGGATGAGCTGTTGTCCGGAGTGCAGGCAGTGGTAGATTGCTCGGATAATTTCAGTACCCGCTTTGCCATTAACCGCGCTTGCGTACAGCACAGGGTACCCTTAGTTTCCGGGGCAGCCATTCGTCTTGAGGGCCAGCTGGCGGTATTTGATTCGCGCCGCGCCGATAGCCCCTGCTACCGCTGTTTGTACGAAGAGCAAAACGATGAAAACTTAAGTTGCGCTGCCAGCGGTGTCCTTGCACCGTTGGTGGGGGTGATTGGTTCGGCGCAGGCGCTGGAGACCATAAAACTGTTGGCGGACTTTGGTGATACACTGGCCGGACGTATACAATTTTACGACGCTAAAAACGGACGGTGGCGGGAGATGCGGTTACCTAAGGACCCGGACTGTCCTGTTTGTAGTGACCGCTAA
- the pth gene encoding aminoacyl-tRNA hydrolase has translation MDTAVQLIVGLGNPGSEYDRTRHNAGADLVSELARQAGTSLSPEKKFFGNTARINLGSRQVHLLIPTTFMNRSGQAIGALAQFYKIEPEAILVAHDELDLNPGVVRLKIGGGHGGHNGLRDTISALGNNKNFARIRIGIGHPGHASKVTGHVLKRAGSAEQQLIDESIDRAIDALPLAVNGEWNKAMHKLHTQ, from the coding sequence ATGGATACAGCGGTTCAGTTGATCGTCGGCCTGGGCAACCCGGGCAGCGAATACGACCGAACCCGTCATAACGCCGGCGCCGATCTGGTGTCTGAACTGGCTCGCCAGGCAGGCACCAGCCTCTCCCCCGAGAAAAAATTCTTCGGTAACACCGCCCGCATTAACCTCGGCTCGCGCCAGGTGCACTTGCTAATTCCCACCACTTTTATGAACCGCAGCGGCCAGGCCATTGGCGCCCTCGCGCAGTTTTATAAAATTGAACCCGAGGCCATTTTAGTCGCCCACGACGAGCTGGATTTAAACCCGGGCGTAGTGCGGTTAAAAATCGGCGGCGGTCACGGCGGCCATAACGGTTTGCGCGATACCATCAGCGCTTTAGGCAACAACAAAAACTTTGCCCGTATTCGTATTGGCATTGGTCACCCGGGCCACGCCTCAAAAGTGACCGGCCACGTATTAAAGCGTGCTGGCAGCGCCGAGCAGCAGTTGATTGACGAATCCATTGATAGAGCAATCGATGCTTTGCCGCTGGCTGTAAACGGCGAGTGGAATAAGGCGATGCATAAACTGCATACGCAATAG
- the prfA gene encoding peptide chain release factor 1 translates to MKASILEKLDKLSERSEEVSALLSDGDVITDQDKFRELSKEYAELEPVMATYNAYRTVMDDLEEARSMLDEGDADMREMAREEIDSGEARKEELEIELQTLLLPKDPNDDKNVFLEIRAGTGGDEAAIFSGDLFRMYSRYCEKVGWKIEVLSENPGEHGGYKEIISRVSGTNVYSQLKFESGAHRVQRVPETESQGRIHTSACTVAVMPEADELEEVNINKADIRVDTFRASGAGGQHVNKTDSAIRITHIPTGVVVECQDERSQHKNRARAMSLLAAKLKSAQEESSAASIAEERKSLVGSGDRSERIRTYNYPQGRVTDHRINLTLYKLDEVMQGALDEVIGPLTQEYQADQLAALSE, encoded by the coding sequence ATGAAAGCATCAATTCTGGAAAAACTGGACAAACTCAGCGAGCGCAGCGAAGAAGTCAGCGCGCTTTTATCGGACGGCGATGTTATTACCGATCAGGACAAATTCCGCGAGCTGTCGAAAGAGTACGCCGAGCTGGAACCGGTGATGGCCACCTACAACGCCTATCGCACGGTAATGGATGACTTAGAAGAAGCCCGCTCAATGCTCGATGAGGGCGACGCCGATATGCGCGAAATGGCCCGCGAAGAAATCGATTCGGGCGAGGCGCGCAAAGAAGAGCTTGAAATAGAGCTGCAAACTCTGCTGCTGCCGAAAGACCCCAATGACGATAAAAACGTGTTTTTGGAAATTCGCGCCGGTACCGGCGGTGACGAGGCTGCCATTTTCTCGGGCGATTTATTCCGTATGTACTCGCGTTACTGCGAGAAAGTGGGCTGGAAAATTGAAGTGCTGAGCGAAAACCCGGGTGAGCACGGCGGCTATAAAGAAATTATTTCCCGCGTAAGCGGCACCAATGTGTATTCGCAGCTAAAGTTTGAATCCGGTGCGCACCGCGTGCAGCGGGTGCCCGAGACGGAATCACAGGGGCGTATCCATACCTCTGCCTGTACCGTAGCAGTAATGCCCGAGGCGGACGAGCTGGAAGAGGTCAACATCAACAAGGCCGATATTCGGGTCGATACCTTTCGCGCTTCCGGCGCCGGCGGTCAGCACGTTAACAAAACCGACTCGGCCATTCGTATTACTCACATTCCCACCGGCGTGGTAGTGGAGTGTCAGGATGAGCGCTCGCAGCACAAAAACCGTGCCCGCGCCATGAGCTTGTTGGCGGCAAAATTAAAAAGCGCACAAGAAGAGTCCTCAGCCGCGAGCATAGCCGAAGAACGTAAATCGCTGGTGGGCAGCGGCGATCGCTCTGAACGCATTCGCACCTACAACTATCCTCAGGGGCGGGTGACCGACCACCGTATCAATTTAACCTTGTACAAGCTCGACGAGGTGATGCAGGGCGCCTTGGATGAGGTGATCGGGCCTTTGACGCAGGAGTATCAAGCCGATCAGTTGGCGGCACTGTCGGAATAA
- a CDS encoding tetratricopeptide repeat protein — MKVVPKVAPVLVLAGLIGCASQAPTPESEAPAAEPVAKVEPAPEPVPARPFTSDTLYALLSAEVAGSRGRFDVALANYLQQAEQTGDPQVAERAYMISRYVGDQQAALSAATLWAEADPDNEEAQAAAILALIEADRLLEAFSATQKAHTRDNGALLQSIAANGQEITDTQREVLLEQYQQQRLKEPQNVPLLIGTGLLLQQQGRGIEALQLAERAMQLEPDNTHALVLNSGLLHELGRTDEAIALVETQLEQDPDNNRARLQYARLLTFSDLNAAQQQFQILADASPGDPQLQRALALIAEERGDVDTAETAYYALLEMNQSTGEAHFFLGKLAEQRGELDEALRHYQEVEPGENFYSATARVFAIYLQQNQPASADNYYRQLLGFMQEGPETDHSTELTLIYNQQLLAAGKHERALQLLNESLESNPEDQTLLYSRAMVHDGLGNLAQAEQDLRSIIEYDPDNAAALNALGYILTENTERYAEAYDYIKHALELQPNDPATIDSMGWVQYRLGNLEIALRYLERAMSAYPDHEIAAHLGEVLWVSGQQDEARSVWRQGLEIDPDSEYIHSTIKRLGIEPDSL, encoded by the coding sequence ATGAAAGTAGTACCCAAAGTGGCGCCAGTGTTAGTTCTGGCAGGTTTAATTGGCTGCGCCAGCCAAGCTCCAACCCCCGAATCCGAAGCCCCCGCAGCTGAGCCTGTCGCAAAGGTCGAACCGGCCCCTGAGCCCGTACCCGCGCGCCCTTTTACCAGCGACACTCTTTACGCACTACTGAGCGCCGAGGTGGCCGGCAGCCGTGGCCGCTTTGACGTCGCCCTCGCTAATTATCTGCAGCAGGCCGAACAGACCGGAGACCCGCAAGTAGCCGAGCGAGCCTATATGATTTCTCGCTACGTCGGGGACCAGCAAGCTGCTCTCAGCGCCGCCACCCTGTGGGCCGAGGCCGACCCCGATAACGAAGAGGCTCAAGCCGCCGCCATTTTGGCATTGATTGAGGCTGACCGCTTGCTGGAGGCCTTTAGTGCGACCCAAAAGGCCCACACCCGCGACAATGGTGCACTGCTGCAAAGCATCGCCGCCAACGGCCAGGAAATCACCGATACTCAGCGTGAGGTACTGCTGGAGCAATACCAGCAACAACGCTTAAAAGAACCGCAAAATGTCCCGCTACTGATTGGTACCGGTCTGTTACTGCAACAACAGGGGCGCGGCATAGAAGCCCTGCAGCTGGCAGAGCGTGCCATGCAGTTAGAGCCAGACAACACCCATGCACTCGTGCTTAACTCCGGACTGCTGCACGAGCTGGGGCGCACCGATGAAGCGATCGCCCTGGTAGAAACCCAACTGGAGCAAGACCCGGACAACAATCGCGCGCGCCTGCAATACGCCAGACTACTCACTTTTAGCGATTTGAATGCGGCGCAACAACAGTTTCAAATTCTCGCCGATGCCAGTCCCGGCGACCCGCAGTTGCAGCGCGCACTGGCGCTGATTGCCGAGGAGCGCGGCGACGTCGACACCGCCGAAACTGCCTATTACGCCCTGCTAGAGATGAACCAAAGCACTGGCGAAGCGCATTTTTTTCTCGGCAAACTGGCCGAGCAACGCGGCGAGCTGGACGAAGCCCTGCGCCATTACCAAGAGGTAGAACCCGGGGAAAACTTCTACAGCGCGACGGCCCGTGTGTTTGCGATTTACCTGCAGCAAAACCAACCCGCCAGCGCCGACAATTATTATCGGCAACTGCTGGGCTTTATGCAGGAAGGGCCCGAAACGGACCACAGCACCGAATTGACTTTAATTTACAACCAACAGCTGTTGGCGGCCGGTAAGCACGAGCGCGCCCTGCAGCTGTTAAATGAATCACTTGAGAGCAATCCCGAAGACCAGACGCTATTGTACTCGCGCGCAATGGTGCACGATGGCCTCGGCAACCTGGCCCAGGCGGAACAGGACTTACGCAGTATTATCGAGTATGACCCAGACAATGCCGCCGCCCTCAACGCCCTGGGTTACATACTCACGGAAAACACCGAGCGCTACGCCGAGGCCTACGACTATATAAAGCACGCCCTCGAGCTGCAGCCCAATGACCCGGCCACGATCGACAGCATGGGCTGGGTGCAGTATCGTCTGGGCAATCTGGAAATTGCCCTGCGCTATCTAGAGCGCGCCATGAGCGCTTACCCAGACCACGAAATTGCCGCCCACCTGGGCGAGGTTTTATGGGTCTCCGGCCAGCAGGACGAAGCTCGCAGCGTATGGCGCCAGGGGCTGGAAATTGACCCGGATAGTGAATACATACACAGCACCATCAAGCGGCTGGGCATAGAGCCGGATTCCCTGTAA
- the prmC gene encoding peptide chain release factor N(5)-glutamine methyltransferase, translating to MLSIRDALKQATEQLQSASDSARLDAEMLLAFVCQRDRTFLYTWPEKELDALQQEQFSALIAARGQGEPIAYLIGAQEFWSLPLHTAKDTLIPRPETELLVETVLQLGVVESARVLDLGTGTGAIALALASEKKQWRITAVDKMPGAVALAQANSERLNLPIRVLQSDWFSALENAEPFDVIVSNPPYIADSDPHLLQGDVRFEPHTALTSGADGLDDIRLIIELAPQFLTAGGWLLFEHGWQQADQVQQLLQQAGFANVRSEKDLAGHQRITLGRWHG from the coding sequence ATGCTCAGCATTCGCGACGCGCTGAAGCAGGCGACCGAACAATTACAAAGTGCCAGCGACAGCGCACGGCTCGATGCCGAAATGCTGTTAGCGTTTGTCTGCCAGCGCGATCGCACCTTTCTTTACACCTGGCCGGAAAAAGAACTGGATGCACTGCAGCAAGAGCAATTCTCTGCGCTCATTGCGGCGCGCGGCCAAGGCGAGCCCATCGCTTATTTAATCGGCGCCCAGGAATTTTGGTCGCTGCCGTTACACACGGCCAAAGATACGCTCATACCGCGCCCCGAAACCGAACTTTTAGTAGAAACGGTACTGCAACTCGGTGTGGTCGAGTCGGCCCGCGTTTTGGATTTAGGCACGGGCACGGGCGCTATCGCCCTGGCTCTAGCTTCAGAAAAAAAACAGTGGCGCATCACGGCGGTGGATAAAATGCCAGGTGCGGTGGCCCTGGCACAGGCGAACAGCGAACGCTTGAATTTACCCATCCGCGTGCTGCAAAGCGATTGGTTCAGTGCCCTGGAAAATGCCGAGCCTTTTGATGTGATTGTCAGCAATCCGCCTTACATTGCCGATAGCGACCCGCACTTACTGCAGGGCGATGTACGCTTTGAACCGCACACAGCGCTGACCTCAGGCGCCGATGGTCTGGATGATATTCGGCTGATTATTGAACTTGCACCGCAATTTTTAACTGCTGGTGGTTGGCTGCTTTTTGAGCATGGCTGGCAGCAGGCGGACCAAGTGCAGCAATTGCTGCAGCAGGCAGGTTTTGCGAACGTGCGTAGCGAAAAAGATCTGGCAGGGCACCAGCGAATCACCTTAGGGCGGTGGCATGGCTGA
- the hemA gene encoding glutamyl-tRNA reductase — MTLLAFGINHTTAPLHIRERLAFAPDAVVPALNEARARAGAREIAILSTCNRTEIYVDCERDSRQLIDWLVEHSNLSADELASCHYIWEDEEALRHMMKVAGGLDSLVLGEPQILGQMKSAYTQAKEAGAVGAQLHNAFQQVFAVAKQVRSQTAIGQNPVSVAYTAVTLAQQIFSDLKQDTALLIGAGETIELVARHLAEQGIKHIIVANRTLGRAQELAGQYAGEAVLLADIPEVLHRADIVISSTASQLPLLGKGAVESALKKRKHKPIFMLDIAVPRDIETEVGDLDDVYLYTVDDLNTVIDQNRKSREEAAERAMEIIELGVSAYRREQRALDAVDTIRAYRKKADELREQELQKALKQLQSGGDSEKVVAQLARNLTNKLLHAPTTALREASAKGQSDTLRLAHELFAITQDDLDNSENE; from the coding sequence ATGACATTATTGGCATTTGGCATCAATCATACAACGGCTCCTCTGCATATTCGAGAGCGGCTTGCTTTTGCGCCGGATGCGGTCGTGCCGGCGTTGAACGAGGCTCGCGCCCGTGCCGGTGCTCGGGAAATAGCAATTCTCTCCACCTGCAACCGCACCGAAATATATGTTGATTGCGAGCGGGACTCGCGCCAGCTGATCGATTGGCTGGTGGAGCATTCCAACCTCAGTGCCGACGAGCTGGCCTCCTGCCACTATATATGGGAGGACGAAGAGGCCCTGCGCCATATGATGAAAGTGGCCGGCGGCCTGGACTCGCTGGTACTGGGCGAGCCGCAGATTCTCGGCCAGATGAAATCCGCCTACACCCAGGCAAAAGAGGCGGGTGCGGTAGGGGCGCAGTTGCACAATGCCTTTCAGCAGGTGTTTGCGGTGGCCAAACAGGTTCGCAGCCAAACCGCAATTGGTCAGAATCCGGTATCCGTGGCCTACACCGCCGTCACCTTGGCGCAGCAGATTTTTTCTGACTTGAAACAGGACACCGCGCTGCTAATTGGCGCCGGTGAAACCATTGAACTGGTAGCGCGACACCTGGCCGAGCAGGGCATTAAGCATATTATTGTCGCCAACCGCACTCTGGGGCGGGCGCAGGAGCTGGCCGGTCAGTACGCTGGCGAAGCTGTGTTGCTCGCCGATATTCCCGAGGTTTTACACCGCGCGGATATTGTGATCTCCTCCACCGCCAGTCAGTTGCCCCTGCTGGGCAAGGGCGCAGTAGAGTCGGCACTGAAAAAACGCAAACACAAACCGATTTTTATGCTCGATATTGCCGTGCCCCGGGATATCGAAACCGAGGTGGGCGACCTGGACGATGTTTACCTCTACACCGTGGATGATTTAAACACGGTGATCGACCAAAACCGCAAAAGCCGCGAAGAGGCGGCTGAGCGGGCGATGGAAATTATCGAGCTGGGCGTTAGTGCCTATCGCCGCGAACAGCGTGCCTTGGATGCGGTGGATACCATTCGCGCCTACCGCAAAAAAGCGGATGAGCTGCGTGAACAGGAGTTGCAAAAAGCCTTAAAACAGTTGCAAAGCGGCGGCGACAGCGAAAAAGTGGTTGCTCAACTGGCTCGCAATCTCACCAACAAACTGCTGCACGCGCCCACCACAGCGCTGCGCGAGGCCAGCGCCAAAGGGCAAAGTGATACCCTGCGGCTGGCCCATGAATTATTTGCGATAACGCAAGACGACTTGGATAACAGCGAGAACGAATGA
- the lolB gene encoding lipoprotein insertase outer membrane protein LolB, protein MLRTRLQHAGRFLGWLSVALLLSHCAQLPEQSPDSLNLSANQQALRALEKWQLQGKLGVRLPDDNGSARLSWQQHNDSFFISLSGPLGQGRVEINGEPGRVVLRDGEHAPISAESPEALIFQATGWDLPVSALRYWVLGLPVADTEVTQLSYRDDQLPERFSQLGWQLHFKRYYQQQGLWLPSLLSATTQTPGGENIRLTVAINQWELQRD, encoded by the coding sequence ATGCTGCGTACTCGTTTGCAACACGCCGGGCGCTTCCTGGGCTGGTTGAGTGTAGCCTTGCTGCTGAGCCACTGCGCCCAACTGCCGGAACAATCCCCGGATTCTCTCAACCTGTCGGCCAACCAGCAGGCGCTGCGCGCGTTGGAAAAATGGCAACTACAGGGCAAGCTGGGTGTACGCCTGCCGGATGATAACGGCTCGGCGCGGCTCAGCTGGCAGCAGCACAATGACTCTTTCTTTATTAGCCTATCCGGCCCCCTGGGTCAGGGCCGGGTCGAGATAAACGGCGAGCCCGGCCGTGTCGTACTGCGCGATGGCGAGCACGCCCCCATCAGCGCCGAGTCGCCCGAGGCATTGATTTTCCAGGCCACCGGCTGGGACTTACCGGTCAGCGCCCTGCGCTACTGGGTACTGGGCCTACCCGTGGCCGATACCGAGGTAACGCAGCTAAGCTATCGCGACGACCAGCTGCCGGAGCGCTTCAGCCAGCTGGGCTGGCAACTGCACTTTAAACGCTATTATCAGCAGCAGGGTTTGTGGCTGCCCAGCCTGCTCAGCGCCACCACGCAAACACCCGGTGGCGAAAATATTCGCCTTACCGTTGCGATTAATCAGTGGGAATTACAGCGTGACTGA